Proteins encoded in a region of the Novibacillus thermophilus genome:
- a CDS encoding SGNH/GDSL hydrolase family protein gives MGSLFGLLTVPKPNGTNSVQAMHHDDMSSPVNSTRHKNGHWIGTWSASPQQPHGEGVSHRGFNNETVRMIVHPHLSGKAIRLKFSNAFGENPLTIGKVTVAKTKKGSHIRPGTLRDVTFGGTESITVPAGARALSDPVKLPVSYGEDLTVSVYFPGETGPSTWHRLSRQTSYISISGDHTAELNGVAYKTEVEGWFYLEAVDVLAQPSVKGAIVTLGDSITDGHSSTLNANHRWPDYLAERIQRQGKGRQYSVLNSGISGNKILRDSPVYGVNALARLDRDVLTQSGATHVILLEGINDIGHEPHTFDANKIIAGMKQIVDQVHASGLKVYGGTLTPFEGTTIEGYYTEEGEQTRQEVNRWIRTGGYFDGVIDFDKALRDPENPLRLKPEFDSGDHLHPNDKGYKAMAEAVNLSLFK, from the coding sequence ATGGGAAGTCTGTTTGGTTTGCTCACGGTTCCCAAGCCGAATGGTACAAACTCTGTACAGGCCATGCACCATGACGACATGTCCAGCCCTGTCAACAGTACCCGTCACAAAAATGGCCACTGGATCGGAACTTGGTCAGCGAGCCCACAACAACCGCATGGAGAGGGCGTATCTCATCGTGGGTTCAATAACGAGACGGTGCGCATGATTGTCCACCCTCATCTAAGCGGAAAGGCAATTCGTCTAAAATTCTCGAATGCTTTTGGCGAAAATCCTTTAACGATTGGAAAAGTGACCGTTGCCAAAACGAAAAAGGGATCACACATACGGCCAGGTACATTGCGCGATGTGACGTTTGGAGGCACAGAATCTATCACTGTTCCCGCAGGTGCACGAGCTTTAAGTGACCCCGTCAAGCTTCCTGTATCATACGGAGAAGATTTAACCGTAAGCGTCTATTTCCCCGGCGAGACCGGCCCTTCAACGTGGCACAGATTGTCCCGACAAACCTCCTATATTTCCATCTCCGGTGACCATACGGCAGAGTTAAATGGGGTCGCCTATAAGACTGAAGTCGAGGGATGGTTCTACTTGGAAGCTGTCGACGTGTTAGCTCAACCATCGGTCAAAGGGGCGATTGTCACGCTTGGAGATTCGATTACCGACGGCCACAGTTCGACGCTGAATGCCAACCATCGATGGCCGGATTACTTGGCAGAAAGAATTCAACGGCAAGGTAAAGGAAGACAGTATTCTGTTCTCAATTCTGGTATCTCCGGCAATAAAATTCTGCGCGATTCTCCTGTGTACGGCGTAAATGCCCTGGCCCGGTTAGATCGGGATGTCTTGACCCAATCGGGCGCAACTCACGTCATTCTTTTGGAGGGCATCAACGATATTGGGCACGAACCGCATACATTCGACGCAAACAAGATCATCGCCGGAATGAAACAAATCGTCGATCAAGTCCACGCATCCGGCTTAAAAGTTTACGGCGGTACTTTAACTCCCTTCGAAGGTACTACTATTGAAGGTTATTATACGGAGGAAGGGGAGCAAACGCGTCAAGAAGTGAACCGTTGGATTCGCACGGGCGGTTACTTTGACGGTGTCATTGATTTCGACAAAGCTCTGCGCGACCCTGAGAACCCCCTCCGGTTAAAGCCGGAATTTGATTCTGGAGACCATCTCCATCCGAACGACAAAGGGTACAAAGCGATGGCGGAAGCTGTTAACTTGTCGTTGTTTAAATAA
- a CDS encoding beta-galactosidase, translating to MKSDSVLPSICYGGDYNPEQWPEEVWHEDAQLMRKAGVNLISVGIFGWSKLEPQEGKYDFGWLDTVMDILYKHGVYVNLATATATTPAWFVKKYPDSLPVDRNGVRSFNGSRQHYCPNHPHLLEHMKTLVRALAEHFKEHPALKMWHVNNEYACHVSRCYCENCARSFRTWLQERYQSIERLNECWGTNFWGQRYNDWEEINPPRKTPTFVNPSQELDYYRFMNDAIFKLFAAEKEILREITPDVPLSTNFMSSFKPLDYFSWAQEVDIVTWDSYPDPREGLPINHAMMSDLMRSLRGGQPFLLMEQVTSHVNWRDINVPKPPGVMRLWSYSTIGRGADGIMFFQWRQSRAGAEKFHGAMVSHSGDDQSRVYREVKELGHELQKLDELVGSRVKSEVAILFDWENWWAVELDSKPHNKLNYISIVEDYYRELYKRNIRVDFARPQDDVSAYKVVIAPLLYMMKEGEEENLKRYVRDGGTLLVSFFSGIVNENDHVHLGGYPAPLRDILGICVEEWVPFAEEQSNFLQDGGETYRCTTWADIIRLEGAEPLALFGEEWYVGSPAVTVHRFGKGKGIYVGTRPESRYLGRLMESILKERDITPALQVPAKVEVTERYTDKERYVVIVNHNAHPVRITLPADETFLNVFNGKKHDKELTVKGIDAVVLKKRRRT from the coding sequence ATGAAGTCGGACAGTGTACTGCCTTCCATATGTTACGGCGGCGATTATAATCCGGAACAGTGGCCGGAAGAAGTTTGGCATGAAGATGCGCAATTGATGCGAAAAGCGGGTGTCAATCTCATATCCGTAGGCATATTCGGCTGGAGTAAACTTGAACCCCAGGAAGGCAAATATGATTTTGGTTGGCTGGATACCGTGATGGACATCTTGTACAAACACGGCGTGTACGTCAACTTGGCAACGGCAACAGCCACCACCCCCGCCTGGTTCGTCAAAAAGTATCCCGACTCACTACCGGTGGATAGAAACGGTGTTCGCTCCTTCAACGGGAGCAGACAGCACTACTGCCCCAACCATCCTCACCTACTCGAACATATGAAGACACTGGTGCGGGCTTTGGCGGAACATTTCAAAGAGCATCCCGCGTTGAAAATGTGGCACGTCAACAACGAATATGCCTGTCATGTTTCCAGATGTTACTGTGAAAACTGCGCCCGGTCCTTCAGAACGTGGTTACAAGAGCGGTACCAAAGTATCGAACGTTTAAACGAGTGTTGGGGGACCAATTTTTGGGGGCAGCGGTATAACGATTGGGAAGAAATCAACCCGCCCAGAAAAACCCCAACGTTTGTCAACCCCTCTCAAGAATTGGATTACTACCGTTTCATGAATGATGCGATTTTTAAGCTGTTCGCTGCTGAAAAGGAAATTTTGCGGGAGATCACGCCAGACGTTCCTCTTTCAACGAACTTTATGTCTTCCTTTAAACCTTTAGATTATTTCAGTTGGGCCCAAGAAGTCGATATCGTCACGTGGGATTCCTATCCCGACCCGAGGGAAGGGTTGCCCATCAATCACGCGATGATGAGTGACTTAATGCGCAGTTTGCGTGGAGGACAACCGTTTTTGTTAATGGAACAGGTGACTTCCCACGTCAACTGGCGGGACATTAATGTGCCTAAGCCTCCAGGGGTGATGCGCCTGTGGAGTTACTCAACCATCGGCCGGGGAGCGGATGGCATTATGTTTTTCCAATGGAGGCAGAGCCGTGCCGGGGCGGAAAAATTCCACGGGGCTATGGTTTCCCATTCCGGTGACGATCAAAGCCGGGTTTACCGCGAGGTTAAAGAGTTAGGGCATGAGTTGCAAAAGTTGGACGAGCTGGTCGGATCGCGGGTGAAGTCTGAGGTGGCTATTCTTTTTGACTGGGAAAATTGGTGGGCCGTTGAGCTGGATTCTAAACCTCACAACAAGCTGAACTACATTTCAATCGTCGAAGATTACTACCGTGAATTGTATAAACGAAACATTCGTGTTGATTTTGCCCGTCCTCAAGACGACGTGTCCGCGTATAAAGTCGTCATTGCTCCCCTCCTGTACATGATGAAAGAGGGAGAAGAGGAAAATCTCAAACGATACGTGCGCGATGGCGGGACACTGCTCGTTTCTTTTTTCAGCGGCATCGTGAATGAAAATGACCACGTTCACCTGGGAGGCTACCCTGCTCCCTTGCGGGACATTTTGGGAATATGCGTGGAAGAATGGGTTCCGTTTGCAGAAGAACAGTCCAACTTCTTGCAGGACGGAGGCGAGACGTACCGATGCACGACCTGGGCTGATATCATCCGTTTGGAAGGGGCAGAACCGCTTGCGCTATTTGGCGAGGAATGGTATGTGGGGAGCCCGGCGGTTACCGTTCACCGATTTGGCAAGGGCAAAGGAATTTACGTCGGAACCCGTCCTGAGTCTCGTTACTTGGGTCGGCTCATGGAATCTATATTGAAGGAACGAGACATTACCCCTGCCCTTCAGGTGCCGGCCAAGGTGGAGGTAACGGAAAGATACACCGACAAAGAGCGTTATGTCGTGATTGTCAACCACAATGCCCACCCGGTTCGGATTACACTTCCGGCCGATGAAACGTTTCTCAACGTCTTTAACGGAAAAAAGCATGATAAAGAGCTGACTGTCAAAGGGATAGACGCCGTGGTGCTCAAAAAGAGACGAAGGACGTAG
- a CDS encoding ABC transporter substrate-binding protein, whose protein sequence is MNKRYLSVFLTASLLLPLLSACGGGEGDQEESNVSGDGFSGEITVASWNVAADALTDAAETFMEQHPDATIHVEYVTSDYDSIIPPLTAGQGAPDVIQVQQRDFPNFLEIFPNQFVDLTETLDGRENEFAEVALNLTQKDGRIFALPWDLGPVAVYYRKDFYENAGVNPETITTWDKFIKAGKKIQEANDGVKMLALSLSSDDIAEMYRKLMNQLGAQYYDEDGRIQFATEENIKAIEMYKRFVDEDLVMDAPTWDDRIRAFVNDQVATVVDPVWYAGTIKTQAEDQKGLWGLMPLPAFEEGGPNQAHSGGSVLAVTTQSDDQELAWNFIEFALMTNEGQDIQMKYGLFPSWQPYYDTDNFKVEDEYFGIALSEFFGELSTDIPPLEYGAHYMDINNAIVDALGEIVIDGKDITEALRDAEQKAARDTGLEIAN, encoded by the coding sequence ATGAACAAACGTTATTTGTCGGTTTTCTTAACGGCGAGTCTTCTTCTCCCTCTGTTAAGCGCTTGCGGAGGGGGAGAAGGCGATCAAGAAGAATCAAATGTGAGCGGAGACGGTTTTTCCGGTGAAATTACGGTCGCTTCGTGGAACGTCGCCGCAGACGCTCTGACAGATGCAGCTGAAACGTTCATGGAGCAACATCCTGATGCCACGATTCACGTTGAGTACGTCACTAGCGATTATGACAGCATTATCCCACCCCTTACAGCCGGCCAGGGTGCTCCAGACGTTATTCAAGTTCAACAACGGGACTTTCCAAACTTTTTAGAGATATTCCCGAATCAATTTGTCGATTTAACTGAAACGTTAGATGGACGGGAAAACGAGTTTGCTGAAGTTGCCCTCAATTTGACACAAAAAGATGGACGTATATTCGCTCTGCCCTGGGATCTTGGGCCTGTCGCCGTGTATTATCGTAAAGATTTTTACGAAAACGCAGGCGTGAATCCTGAAACGATCACCACTTGGGACAAGTTTATTAAAGCCGGGAAAAAAATACAGGAAGCTAATGACGGAGTGAAAATGCTGGCTCTGAGTTTGAGTTCTGATGATATTGCCGAGATGTACAGAAAGCTGATGAATCAATTGGGAGCACAGTATTACGATGAAGATGGACGTATACAGTTTGCGACTGAGGAGAACATTAAAGCGATTGAAATGTACAAACGGTTTGTAGATGAAGATTTGGTCATGGATGCACCTACGTGGGACGACCGCATCCGCGCTTTTGTCAACGATCAAGTTGCGACGGTGGTTGATCCCGTTTGGTATGCCGGCACCATTAAAACCCAAGCAGAGGATCAAAAAGGGTTATGGGGATTAATGCCATTGCCGGCTTTTGAAGAGGGTGGACCGAATCAAGCCCACTCCGGAGGTTCAGTGTTGGCGGTTACAACTCAGTCTGACGATCAGGAGCTGGCATGGAATTTTATAGAGTTTGCTCTCATGACGAACGAAGGACAAGATATTCAGATGAAATACGGTTTATTTCCTTCATGGCAACCTTATTATGACACTGACAATTTTAAAGTCGAAGATGAGTACTTTGGGATTGCGTTATCTGAGTTTTTTGGAGAACTCTCTACAGATATTCCGCCATTAGAATACGGTGCCCATTACATGGATATTAACAATGCCATCGTCGATGCTTTAGGGGAAATTGTCATTGACGGCAAAGACATCACGGAGGCGCTTAGAGATGCTGAACAGAAAGCTGCGCGAGACACCGGCTTGGAGATTGCCAACTAA